CTCAAGAAACCACCTATGGACATCCAAACATAACAAGATGAGAGTATAAAAAGTGGATTGGTCGCATCAATCTCCTTTGTTTTTTTGCCCTTAACTTGTTATTATTGACGAGATAAAAGTAGAAAAAGAGATAGTCAAAGGCAGATGGCAAAATTTCTTTGTACCAAAGATCTGTTCTGATTCATTGGCATGCAAACCACATGGAAAGGTCAAGGATAGTCAAAGATATATGGTAAAATTTATCTATATTAACGACTTGTCTAGAGTCATCCTATACATATTATAATTTTGCCTATCTAATatttttgatcattttttacCCTTAAATTCTGCATGAATCATAGGATTTCCTCTGTACGATTGCTATGcgcacacacgcacacacatatacatacatatacatacatacattttTGACCTTGGTACTCCTGAGAAGCTCACTTCGGTTGATTGGCCAAGATAGGTTCCATGTTTTCTACTTGCAAAATCACAGTATGTCAATATATTTGTTTCTAATGAGGCGGAGAATAAGAGTGCATATACGAACGGATTTCTTTTCAAGAGAAAAGGAAATATATTAATAGAAGAAGACTTTTGGACAACAACTCTCCTTCCAAAAATCAAATggaattcttcttcctcttcttcatctctgACTTGAAGGTTTGGAGGAGTACAAGTCTTTCTTTTTCCCCTTCCACTTATCTGTTTGCTCAAAAGCTAAAATGGAGGAGGGCTGTTGCTATGTCTTTTGCTAAGATGGCCACGTAGATTTGCAGTCTTTTCTTCGACCTTCTCTCTTGTAGAATTCGTTGAAGGTAATTGAGGAAGATTCCATCCTTCTGGAACAATAAAAAGAAACAAGTGAATTATTTTACTAATGAATAgtaaaaataaatgaataataAGACATGTTACCTCCACAGATAGGAGTTGTCTTAGAGGACCTCTCTTTAGATGAATCAGATACCAGAGACAACTGTTTCAAATTGGAAGATCACCAGGCCTACATGACTCGCTACAATATGGTCCTGGCTGAAGGGAAGGAATTGGAAAGCTATTCAGCATTGGATGTGATTGCTGAAAATTTGCTTGACCTTTCTCAAATCCTTAACCAGTGGCCGAGTGGTCAAAAAGATATTGATATTTGAGTTGAAAATGTATGGAATGGCTTGGGCCAATCTGAATTGTTTGGAAAATTATTAGGGAAAGTAGGATTATATCTTGCAACTATTGTTTACAGAAGTGAGCCTTGTGAACTGAAGATCACGAGCCATAAGAAATCTGGCCTAGTTTTCGTTGTGCTTAGTCTTTGATGAGGTCGGATGAGGATAATTGATAATTTAGCTATTGCATTTCGTGCTGTTGTTATCATCATTTTGTATCCTCACTGGAAATTCAAAAACCATAAGGTCCATTTGCAAAGTCCAAACAAAATAAAACTTTCAACTTCCCTTTTGAAGCCTAGCTCTTGTGGCAGGATAGCAATTCATGTCCATATGTCAAAAATTAGCTAGGGGGAACAATAAACTCTACAATGTAGGCAAACAAGCTAACTTGCCCACAACAATTGTTGTTAGATCCTTATTGATCACAATGAATAATGTCCAGTTATGATGGGCAAGAAGATACAAAGCTCAAGCCAACTGTCTTCCAGACGATAAAGCTGCCGTGATCTTGATACGAGTCATTGAGATCTTCAAAGAAAGTACACAGAAAGTATACTTGCACAACCATATCAAACAAAAGAGCAATGCTTAAATTCAATCACCACCCCATCCTTCTTCCCGTGGTTTCAAGAAACTCACCCTACTCTCTAGCTTTCTGGACATCATTTGTGAAGAtccgaactgaagtcggcaaggagtgccgacttcagttgggtcatcgtggtcttcccacgatgaccacgccggccgaacggccagcgaaaCCCccgcttcccccccccccccccccctcttctctctctctctctctccctctttctctcctctgAGAGCCTCATCCGAGCCCCATCCCTTCCCCATCCCTCTAAAAATTTGAGTTTtcccctcatcttcttcccttttcttgagaggtttgccggagccaccgccgccgccggagccgccaacgCCGCCGGAGATCCAttcgtcgacgaccggaggtgagaaaGATCACTGATTTACTActgtttatggatttaaaagggaaaagaatGAGGGATGTAAACCGGCTTTATTTTCCTATTTTTGGGAAATTTTTTTTGTGGgattcggccggccgacggtggccggccggggtcaatccggccgaaacgagttcggccggaggtggcgaaCGGGGGTCGGGCTTCCCAGCCCcgatctccctctctttcctccctttcttcttctccttcttctcttcttcttcccttccgccGCCGGTGACAGCAgagtggccggcggcggcggccagccgccgccgagggccacggtcgaccgccgagggccgaccggaaccaccagccaccctcctcccttcttcttcttcttcttcttcttcttcttcttcttcttccttctttcttcttctcttcttcttcttcttcttctttattcggcctgggtgtttttccttgctttgaaatccgtgcctTAATGGTGAACCAGACTTTGAACCGGGTCTAAActgtgaaccggttccacctattCCGTGAATGGGTTCTGATTAGGGTCTGAATCTGAGTCAAGAATTTGGGCTGGGGAATTATTTTTTTGGGCTGAGTTGGGCctgattggatctgtgggctggtttgggttgggcccgAAATCTGATCTGAACCTATTATccggtttggttcaattgggcctaatctgttttgggccacaattgacttgggtgtaaaggattctgattttagggtctatgtttgatcttgggggcccattcttgaatctatgaacttaggagtttaaggggattggaattagtttaaattatgtttcttagttaattaaataattaatgttatgttttaatcaggggttcgtgatatctgtggcagggatttttaagcgaacctaggtaggtgacctattgctttaaagtagaattttaacatgtacATGCATATGTTGATGtatgatttattattggcattatatgttagaattagaattaaGCATTTAATTTCATGaactattaaattattattgtcattatgtgttagaattagaaattaatatttaatttcataaactgtTATGTACTGTACTATTGGGAGTTTGTTCATGACTTGAGTTGGAAAGTTGATTtgttgatttttaaaatccgcgtgactatagtctaggccccgctaatgggatgatacgttggccctgtcgacttgtactgaggaactagttccgacaccgcgaccaccggtgatagaatagtggcggcacaggggtgcattttgctcttcggagcggctcagtggagcgtgagtttgacaccagggggtgcggcacagtggtgcgttggctcagtggagcggctcttcggagagtattggcacttcggtgtaaccatgccactgggtgatgtggccgtagtcatgcgattgagttattttgagtctcggacCGGGTTCACGGATTGTCGTGTGAATTTTTGGATTCATGAGTTTTAGCTGCTTTTTATATGCAtcatgacatgttatatgatgactttattgcatgatgttgcttactgagctgttagctcactcctaccatttacatttttgcaggtgatgATATATGATTATGGGGATTATGGGATagagtgatcatgatgtaatTAGCTAGTAGATATGGACTTTCTTTTGAattatgtatatatggacatttgaTATGAAAACTGGAAGTTATCTTTATTTAGCTATTGATGTTGGATTTGATGtatctgccttgcgtgcctgcggggtccgccctgcaggtgcgcggcgtctgctcgcgccccgggccccgggttcggggcatgacagatttattggtatcagagcataggtTAAAGATCACTAGGGACATTAAAACAGaatcataataaatataataataaataataataattaaaaaaaaccttAGGAATATAGGGACACATGTGAAGAAATGAGAGTGGGGTAGAAAATCTTATGGGTGGGTGGATCTAACACTAATGATGTGTTAttcggaagaaaaaaaaaaacttaggaatATAGGGACACATGTGAAGAAATGAGAGTGGGGTAGAAAATCTTATGGGTGGGTGGATCCAACACTAATGATGTgttattcgaaaaaaaaaaaaaaacttaggaatATAGGGACACATGTGAAGAAATGATAGTGGGGTAGAAGATTTTACAGTGGATGGATCTAACCCTGATGTTGTGTTATTTGTGTATGTATCAGCATGCCGCCCCGCCGTGCACGTGTGGCACCTCGCCGCCTGATCGAGACTATCGGGAGTGATCCAGCCACTTCTCATCCGACTGAGAGAGTCCAGGGGGACGAGACTGATCAGACAGTACTGGATGGACCAGATCATGGCCAGGAGAGCAGGATGGGGGGATCGACCCAGGTGATGGAGCTGATCAGAGAGGTGGTTGGGTTAGTTCGACAGCAGAGGGGACCACAGCAGCTATTTCCCTCTGCTAGTTCTTCAGATCAGGGGAGGAGTATAGCAGAGTTCAGGAAGTTGGCTCCTCCGGCCTTCAAGGGAACTACCGATCCCCAAAAGGCCGAATGTTGGATAGATGAGATGGAGAAGGCCTTCAGGGCCATGGGTTGTACTGAGGAGGAAAAGatcagatttgccacctataaGCTTCAGGACCGGGCTCATCATTGGTGGGAGTCTGTGGAGAGGACCATGATGCAGGATGCAGGATCTGTGACGTGGCCGGAATTCCGCATggccttctactccaagtatttcccttCCAGTCGTATCAGGGAGCTGGAGAGGGAGTTTCTGAGCCTCTCTCAGGGGAGTATGACTGTGGAGGACTATGAGGCTGAGTTTGATCGGTTGTCCCGTTTTGCACCATCTCTTGTCCAAGACCCTAAATCTAGGATGAGTAGATTTGAGGAAGGACTGAGGCCTCGCCTGCGTCAGGGTTTAGCTGCTGTTCACTCGACTGATTATGATGACCTAGTTGACAGAGCTAAAAATATGGAGATCATCTGGAAGGAGACACAGGATGCTCAGAAAGGGAAGTCGAAGAGGACCAGGGACTTTGATTCTGACAGTGAGCGGCATCTGCGCCGACCTATGCAGTTCCGTCCAGGAGCAGGGCAGCGAGTTCCATATGGGAGGACTGCACTGGATCGCAGGGGGATATCAGGAGTGTGCTTCAGGTGTGGCCAGACTGGACATAGAGCTGTTGAGTGTCGTCAGACACGGCCTGGTATTGGAGCATGTTTCAGGTGTGGTCAGCAGGGCCACCGGATAGCTGAGTGCCCTCAGACTCAGACTGTTTCTGGAGTTTGTTTCGGGTGTGGTCAGCCGGGTCACAGGATTTCTAGTTGTCCTCGTACTAGATCTGCGCAGAGGCCACCGAGTTCTGTAGCTCCTCAACGACAGACTTCCTTCACTCCAGTACAGGCTACCCAGTCAGCTGTCCCCAGGCAGCAAAGGGAAGGAGGATCTCGTACCCAGGGACGAGTGTATGCGttgactcagcaggatgctcaggcatccaacactGTAGTGACATGTACACTGTTGGTATCTTCCACTTATGCTTatgtgttatttgattctggtgctacgCATTCTTTTATCTCATCTTCATATGTGCATAAGTGCGATTTACACTACTCTTCCTTAGAGTGGGAATTATGCATTAGTACTCCAGCTGGGGGTACGATGACAGTTAGTCAGATCTGCATTTCCTGTCCAGTACTAGTTGAGGTAGAGATTTGAGAGCAAATTTGATTGTTATGAATCTGCATGATTTTGATGTAATCTTGGGTATGGATTGGTTGGCTGCATACCACGCTACCATAGACTGTTTTCTGAAGAGGGTGACCTTCCGGATCCCGGGTATTGATGAGTTCAGTTTTATGGGTGATGACTGGGGTGTCTCTTCTCGGGTAGTGTCTGCTATGCAGGGCATAAGATCTCTTAGAAAGGAGTTTCCCATCTTTATGGCCACAATTGCAAATTCTGAACAGTCTGAACAGAGAATTGAGGATATACCAGTAGTCAGTGAGTACCCTGATGTTTTTCCTGATGATCTGCCTAGCTTACCTCCTGATAGAGATGTCGAGTTTGCTATTGATATAATCCCTGGTACTGCACCTTTGTCTAAAGCTCCTTATAGAATGGCCCCTGCTGAACTAAAGGAGCTGAAGGACCAATTACAGGAGCTATTGGATCTGGGTTTCATTCGACCTAGCGTCTCTCCTTGGGATGCCCCAGTATTATTTGTAAGGAAGAAAGATGGTAGCATGAGACTGTGTATTGATTACCGGGAAATCAATAAAGTGACTATTAAGAATAGGTACCCTCTACCCCGAATTGATGATTTGTTTGACTAACTTCAGGGTGCTCAAGTATTTTTCAAGATTGATCTTCGATCTGGATATCATCAGCTGAGGATAAAGGAGTCTGACATAGCCAAGACCGCTTTCTGTACCAGGTATGGACACTATGAGTTCCTTGTGATGCCTCTTGGTTTGACTAATGCACCAGCAGCATTTATGGACCTGATGAACAGAGTGTTTAAGCCTTTTCTGGATAAATTTGTGATAGTATTTATTGATGATATTCTGATATATTCAAGGAGTCAGGCAGAGCATGAGCATCACTTGAAGATTGTTTTGGAGACTCTGAGGCAGAATCAGTTGTATGGTAAATTAAAGAAATGTGAATTTTGGTTGGACAGGGTGATGTTTTTGGGGCATGTTATCTCTAAGGAAGGAATTATGGTTGACCCaaagtgttgaccccctaatggattttgataaatacaaaatactagagtataattccctgtgtattaacaatttatttgaggattttaggtgtttatctaaaaatattggtaagaaatgtctaggcatgttcccatatttttcaaggatttattgaagaatttttgagatgaagaaaacagatcagggacagccgagacgtctccggtttgtcctagagacgtctctggcacgaataggaagaattggcacgtctggagacgtccccggcacctggcgaggcgtctcacagggtcggagtcgactcctgactctgcggagtcgactctctcagaggcggcagaaaggccgatttcaagggatgcgcgcgagtcgtctccgaatgacgcggagtcgtccccacgagtaaaaagcggacttcctgagacgtccccagagagcacggagtcgactctctcaggggattccagaggacgtgtttttcggtgatacaactacggagtcgtccccgacgtcgcggagtcgtccccatgcaaaaagcgcaaacatcccgagacgccccgtaaagtgccgagccgactctctcagaaaaacagaagaacaagcattcaagtcgttcttcttcagagtcgtccccgtaaaagtgccgagtcgactccaaacaacgtcaagagaaattttatacagccgagacgtctcgcgtcgaagcggagacgtctccggagcgcctggaacgcgactgacacacttttgcaggtaaatttgaatttcaaacggtcatatttttgtgtctaacggatctattactttttgggctataaaagggagcttttaagtgccttccaacaacttctcaccaacccaacacaagatcattcaagagagaagaaagaaaaagaggttcaagggagttagagctttcaagaggagaaatcaagtgcattcaagctttcccatctgatttcgtgctcaactactcactcccactcggcattcaaagctcacattcaagccaacgcgatccacatcggaagaaccaccattacccacgcttccaacggctaaaagggttcttccggattttattatttctcattgttatattcgcttcattaagagcttttaaatctttgtaaaacctttgtttattgtgcttgttccagtcaagggacttggaacaagggataggcgtcccaagcctaggttaaattgggggattgtagggttcgttgttagcccggggtaaaacaacgagttgggtagtgaactcacaaaactaccgtactgtaatcgctgattatagtggaaattcccaaagatgtttggggagtggatgtaggagcagtggaagctccgaactactataaatctttgtgtgtttgcgtttgactgtgattgctactttagttttacctttgcacatacacttgtgtgttttgttttaattagtcaaaaagttttaaaacacccaattcacccccctcttgggcgaccatctctgggcaacaagtggtatcagagcgggtgctctgtgtatttcttgaagacctaaccgtcttagccaaagatctagatggcaacacccttcaacaatgttcctgctgaggggcaggcaaccaatagacctccactcttcaatgggacaaattattcctattgaaagactagaatgaggatttttattcaagcacaagattatgccttgtggagggttataatcaagggaccacacgaaccatctcacatggttaatggcattcaagtttccaaacctgagaaggattgggatgagaatgataataggatggttcaactcaacgctagagccatgaactcattattttgtgctttagatgtgaatgagtttaatagagtttccacatgtagttccgccaaggaaatatgggataggcttgaagttacccatgagggtaccaatcaagtcaaagaatctaaagtgaacattctggttcacaaatatgaattatttaagatggaacccaacgaaaccatttcatgcatgttcacacatttcactgatataataaatggtctaaagaatttgggtaaatcttacactaacccagaacttgtgagtaaaattctcaggtccttgccaaaagcatgggaagcgaaggtcacggcgatcgtagaagctaaagacctcaacacattgggacttgaacaactattgggctcattgatgacgcatgagctcacaatgaagcaacatgaagaagatttgccaaagaagaagacaatcgcactcaaggctacttcgagtgtttgtgaagaagaaagtagtgagagtgaagaagaaagcgaagatgaggacttgggcttaatagtaaggaagttcaagaaattcatgagaagaaagaaacccttcccaagaaagaagtttagagggaaaaatgattgggaaaaggaaaaagaaaaagaaagagacccaatcatatgttatgattgcaagagaccggggcacatccgttccgaatgccctcaacagaagaagcactttggaaagaagaagaagaaggcgttgaaagcaacttgggatgatagtgacacatcatcctccgaggaagagaaggaagagaccgccaacttgtgcttcatggcattcgaagacgatgaggtatgtcaaagctcaaccacaaattttactttagaagaattatatgaagctttccaagagctcatgagtgattgtagtatgttaggagcaaagaataaagaattaaaggcctccaatcaaaaactaaaggatgacattaaaaatctattgattgagaaggagagcgttgaaaatgttaacactattgacctagaaaataaaaattcaaagcttagcattgaaaacgaaacggcaaaaacactaattaagaaattaaatctaaaagttaaatccctactcaatagtaatacctcacttacGCAAAATgtcgaatcccttaaaaatgataaggaagaattggctaaagaaaatttggttcttaaaaatgaggtacataagtacaaaccaattgtggagaaatttacacttagttctgaaaaattaaatcttattctatccaatcaacgagct
The window above is part of the Phoenix dactylifera cultivar Barhee BC4 unplaced genomic scaffold, palm_55x_up_171113_PBpolish2nd_filt_p 000162F, whole genome shotgun sequence genome. Proteins encoded here:
- the LOC120104996 gene encoding uncharacterized protein LOC120104996; translated protein: METRPSSSSYKLKSDSATVIDWIQQDVEVVGEHHLLLRDIQAIISGGMALQEKHVYREANGATDWIASMPPRRARVAPRRLIETIGSDPATSHPTERVQGDETDQTVLDGPDHGQESRMGGSTQVMELIREVVGLVRQQRGPQQLFPSASSSDQGRSIAEFRKLAPPAFKGTTDPQKAECWIDEMEKAFRAMGCTEEEKIRFATYKLQDRAHHWWESVERTMMQDAGSVTWPEFRMAFYSKYFPSSRIRELEREFLSLSQGSMTVEDYEAEFDRLSRFAPSLVQDPKSRMSRFEEGLRPRLRQGLAAVHSTDYDDLVDRAKNMEIIWKETQDAQKGKSKRTRDFDSDSERHLRRPMQFRPGAGQRVPYGRTALDRRGISGVCFRCGQTGHRAVECRQTRPGIGACFRCGQQGHRIAECPQTQTVSGVCFGCGQPGHRISSCPRTRSAQRPPSSVAPQRQTSFTPVQATQSAVPRQQREGGSRTQGRVYALTQQDAQASNTVVTCTLLVSSTYAYVLFDSGATHSFISSSYVHKCDLHYSSLEWELCISTPAGGTMTVSQICISCPVLVEVEI